One window of Alkaliphilus metalliredigens QYMF genomic DNA carries:
- the lon gene encoding endopeptidase La codes for MAENKMTTKVSQLPLIPLRGLTIFPYMVLHFDVGRERSIHALEEAMVNDQLVFLASQKEADINLPSADDFYKVGTISKIKQMLKLPGDTIRVLVEGITRAEIKGIVKEEPYFLVEVEEQNYQEEITKNNETEALMRSVLDSFEEYIEVSNKISPEVLISLSEIEEPGRLADTIASNMALKPPQKQEILEAFNPKERLETLYRILLEEIEILQIEQTINTRVKKQINKVQKEYYLREQMKAIQKELGEDENVVEEADDYRQKLKKLKLPKESHEKVQREIDRLLKLSPAAAESGVIRNYIDWILSLPWNKETKDRLDLKKSAEILDEDHYGLEKVKERILEYLAIRQLTKSMKGPIVCLVGPPGVGKTSIAKSIARSLNRKFVRMSLGGVRDEAEIRGHRRTYVGAIPGRIISSMRQVESKNPLFLLDEIDKLAGDFRGDPAAALLEVLDPEQNDDFTDHYLEMPFDLSKVLFITTANSLDTIPRPLLDRMEVIRIAGYTEEEKVKIAEKYLVPKQLKVHGLKKNQINISERTIRDISNYYTRESGVRSLERQVANLCRKIGKRVIVEKLQSVRITPRNLKKYLGSPIYRYEMINEKDEVGIVRGLAWTSVGGETLSVEVTPMQGDGKLVLTGQLGDVMKESARAGLSYIRSRVNELKIDPDFHKKIDIHIHIPEGAIPKDGPSAGITMATAMISALTNIPVSKDVAMTGEITLRGRVLPIGGVKEKVLAANRAGIKKILLPIDNKRDMEDIPDNVKRKLSFEFVSHMDEVLEHTLKRGEQNEN; via the coding sequence ATGGCTGAAAATAAAATGACAACAAAAGTCAGTCAATTGCCACTTATACCGTTACGGGGTTTGACTATTTTTCCTTATATGGTCCTTCATTTTGATGTGGGAAGAGAAAGATCAATCCATGCATTAGAAGAGGCAATGGTTAATGATCAATTGGTTTTTTTAGCTTCTCAAAAAGAAGCAGACATAAACTTACCAAGCGCTGATGATTTTTATAAAGTTGGAACAATTTCTAAAATTAAGCAAATGTTAAAGCTCCCTGGAGATACAATTCGGGTACTGGTGGAAGGAATTACCCGGGCTGAAATTAAGGGAATTGTTAAAGAAGAGCCTTATTTTTTAGTAGAGGTCGAGGAGCAAAACTATCAGGAAGAAATTACAAAAAATAATGAAACAGAAGCTTTGATGCGAAGTGTGCTAGATAGCTTTGAAGAATACATAGAGGTAAGTAATAAAATATCTCCAGAAGTATTGATTAGTTTGTCTGAAATTGAGGAACCAGGAAGATTAGCCGATACAATTGCTTCTAATATGGCCTTAAAGCCACCTCAAAAACAGGAGATTTTAGAAGCTTTCAATCCTAAGGAAAGATTAGAAACACTATATAGAATCTTGCTTGAGGAAATTGAAATCCTTCAAATTGAGCAAACCATTAATACACGTGTGAAGAAACAGATTAATAAAGTACAGAAAGAATATTATTTAAGAGAACAAATGAAAGCCATTCAAAAAGAATTAGGAGAAGACGAAAATGTGGTAGAGGAAGCAGATGACTATCGCCAAAAGCTTAAAAAACTGAAGCTTCCTAAGGAGAGCCATGAAAAGGTACAACGGGAAATCGATCGTTTGCTAAAATTATCCCCCGCTGCAGCTGAATCTGGTGTGATTCGAAATTACATAGATTGGATACTGAGTCTCCCCTGGAATAAAGAAACAAAGGATCGCTTGGATTTAAAAAAATCTGCAGAAATATTAGATGAAGATCATTATGGACTTGAAAAGGTTAAGGAACGTATTTTAGAATACTTAGCAATTCGACAATTAACGAAGTCTATGAAAGGTCCCATCGTTTGTTTAGTAGGACCGCCGGGTGTCGGGAAGACCTCAATTGCAAAGTCTATCGCGAGATCTCTAAATCGAAAGTTTGTCAGAATGTCATTAGGTGGCGTGAGAGATGAAGCTGAAATCAGAGGACATCGAAGAACCTATGTAGGAGCAATACCAGGAAGAATTATCTCCTCTATGAGACAAGTGGAATCAAAAAATCCACTTTTCCTACTAGATGAAATAGACAAACTAGCAGGTGATTTTAGAGGAGACCCAGCAGCAGCTCTGTTAGAAGTATTAGATCCAGAACAAAACGATGATTTTACGGATCATTATTTAGAGATGCCCTTTGATCTATCCAAGGTTTTGTTTATTACAACGGCCAATAGTTTGGATACCATTCCGAGACCTTTATTGGATCGAATGGAGGTCATTCGAATTGCTGGGTACACGGAAGAAGAAAAGGTAAAAATTGCTGAAAAGTATTTAGTGCCTAAGCAATTAAAAGTACATGGCTTAAAGAAAAATCAGATTAATATTTCTGAAAGGACGATTCGAGATATCAGTAACTATTATACACGAGAATCTGGTGTCAGAAGTTTAGAGAGACAGGTTGCCAACCTTTGCAGGAAAATAGGAAAGCGTGTGATTGTAGAAAAACTTCAATCAGTACGAATCACACCAAGGAATCTCAAAAAATATCTAGGCAGTCCTATTTATCGTTATGAGATGATCAATGAAAAAGATGAGGTGGGTATTGTAAGGGGATTAGCTTGGACATCTGTAGGCGGTGAAACATTGTCTGTTGAAGTGACACCGATGCAAGGAGATGGTAAGCTTGTGTTAACAGGTCAATTAGGAGATGTTATGAAGGAATCTGCTAGGGCGGGATTAAGTTACATTCGGTCTAGAGTAAATGAATTAAAGATAGATCCTGATTTTCATAAAAAGATAGATATCCATATTCATATTCCTGAAGGCGCCATTCCAAAGGATGGACCATCAGCGGGAATTACCATGGCCACCGCAATGATTTCTGCCTTGACAAATATTCCAGTATCTAAAGATGTGGCAATGACAGGAGAAATCACTTTGAGGGGACGCGTGTTGCCAATTGGTGGTGTAAAGGAAAAAGTATTGGCAGCAAATCGAGCCGGTATTAAAAAGATTCTATTACCCATTGACAACAAAAGAGATATGGAGGATATTCCTGACAATGTCAAGCGGAAACTGTCATTCGAATTTGTTTCCCATATGGACGAGGTACTAGAGCATACATTAAAAA